The following proteins come from a genomic window of Mucinivorans hirudinis:
- a CDS encoding 3-isopropylmalate dehydrogenase has product MKIALLPGDGIGPEIVREAVKVLDAIAVKYNHKFEYTTALTGAAAIDAVGDPYPQETHKVCQESDAVLFGAIGDPRFDNDPKAKVRPEQGLLRMRKQLGLYANIRPLVMFDSLIDRSPLRAERVRGADCVFVRELTGGIYFGRPQGRTEDGNTAYDSCVYTREEVERILHLAFSLARTRRKLLTVVDKANVLATSRLWRQIAKELEPQYPDVQVDYMFVDNAAMQIIQRPTYFDVVVTENMFGDILTDEASVISGSLGLLPSASVGAQVALFEPIHGSYPQAAGKNIANPMATILSAAMLLEHKGFVEEGKSIRNAVEKAISAGVVTEDLGGNFKTSEVGEYVAKHI; this is encoded by the coding sequence ATGAAAATCGCCCTACTTCCCGGTGACGGAATCGGTCCCGAAATTGTCCGCGAGGCGGTCAAAGTGCTTGATGCAATAGCAGTTAAGTACAACCATAAGTTTGAATATACTACCGCCCTTACTGGTGCGGCAGCAATCGATGCCGTGGGAGACCCCTACCCACAGGAAACACACAAGGTGTGCCAAGAGTCTGATGCAGTGCTTTTTGGAGCTATCGGCGACCCTCGTTTCGACAATGACCCAAAGGCTAAAGTGCGCCCCGAACAGGGTCTGCTGAGAATGCGTAAGCAACTCGGCTTGTACGCAAATATTCGCCCCTTGGTTATGTTCGACAGTTTGATTGACCGTTCGCCGCTCAGAGCCGAGCGCGTGCGAGGAGCGGATTGTGTTTTTGTGCGCGAACTCACCGGCGGAATCTACTTCGGTCGCCCGCAGGGACGCACAGAGGATGGCAATACAGCCTATGACTCTTGCGTTTACACCCGCGAGGAGGTCGAACGCATCCTCCATCTCGCCTTCTCCTTGGCACGCACCCGCCGCAAGCTATTGACGGTGGTGGATAAGGCTAATGTGCTGGCAACCTCGCGCCTGTGGCGACAAATTGCCAAGGAACTCGAACCTCAATACCCTGATGTGCAGGTTGATTATATGTTCGTCGATAATGCGGCGATGCAGATAATCCAACGCCCCACCTATTTTGATGTCGTGGTAACCGAAAATATGTTTGGCGATATACTCACCGACGAGGCGAGCGTTATTAGCGGCTCTCTCGGACTGCTCCCCTCGGCTTCGGTTGGTGCACAAGTCGCACTTTTTGAGCCCATTCACGGCTCATATCCGCAAGCGGCAGGGAAAAATATCGCCAATCCGATGGCAACAATCCTATCGGCGGCGATGCTTTTGGAGCATAAAGGTTTTGTAGAGGAGGGTAAATCTATAAGAAATGCGGTAGAAAAAGCCATCTCCGCGGGTGTTGTAACTGAGGATTTGGGAGGCAATTTCAAGACCTCGGAGGTGGGTGAATACGTTGCAAAGCACATTTAA
- a CDS encoding Transposase and inactivated derivatives, IS5 family: MGVEELLQLVRDTHNSKHPKRAKMARRAQRRLRTIAKTQLRELKRKMSEEQLEKYAEILNLCEMVVNQQKGDSNKIYSLHKPFTKCIAQIYG; encoded by the coding sequence TTGGGGGTTGAAGAATTATTACAATTGGTTCGCGACACCCACAACTCGAAGCACCCCAAGCGTGCCAAGATGGCGCGCCGGGCACAACGTCGATTGAGAACTATTGCCAAGACGCAGCTTCGAGAGTTGAAGCGTAAGATGAGTGAGGAGCAACTTGAGAAATATGCAGAGATACTGAATCTTTGCGAGATGGTAGTCAATCAACAAAAGGGCGACAGCAATAAGATTTATAGTCTTCATAAACCTTTTACCAAATGTATAGCCCAAATATATGGCTAA
- a CDS encoding Mobile element protein, translating to MDNLYDGHTIEPLLSQMVSNNISLPKEVVYDRGSKGAKQIMGVSILTPDKAKAKDSAYTKRQKRKKFRSRAGIEPIIGHLKSDFRMAQNYLMGEQGIQINALLSATAWNLKKWMEKFKEKFLWLFFRKVFTADFYGFAA from the coding sequence GTGGACAACCTCTACGATGGGCATACCATTGAGCCGTTACTTTCTCAGATGGTTAGTAACAACATCTCTCTTCCTAAGGAGGTGGTTTACGATAGAGGTAGCAAGGGTGCCAAGCAGATAATGGGAGTATCCATTCTTACACCGGATAAAGCTAAGGCTAAGGATAGTGCATACACAAAACGTCAGAAGCGTAAGAAGTTCAGGTCTCGTGCCGGCATTGAGCCGATAATTGGTCACTTGAAGTCGGACTTTCGTATGGCTCAGAATTACTTAATGGGCGAGCAAGGCATCCAAATCAATGCATTGCTGTCAGCTACAGCATGGAATCTGAAAAAATGGATGGAGAAATTCAAAGAAAAGTTTTTGTGGCTATTTTTTAGAAAAGTTTTCACGGCAGATTTTTATGGCTTTGCGGCGTAA
- a CDS encoding Serine/threonine protein kinase, protein MVGLSIPEARERAQAAKLELIVIDSLYIPRQLPGTIIDQSPKANMGVKSGRKVFLTINASRPKTDVVPYVAGFSLRQAKNKLESKGFEIAELIYSTDVATNNVISQNIRGKNIAQGSNFEAELGTAVTLVVGRESDAPLPMVPKIVGLTLREAKSRLWEVGLNMGEIKYDYELKEDEYDIAKIYSQSPAQESRADYGSRVAVRLSGSIDKVTKASAEADAKARYTKPTEQQEEIEEIEEIE, encoded by the coding sequence ATGGTGGGGCTCTCTATACCCGAGGCGCGAGAGAGGGCTCAGGCGGCAAAACTAGAGTTGATAGTTATCGACTCACTATACATTCCCCGCCAGCTGCCCGGCACCATTATAGACCAAAGTCCCAAGGCAAATATGGGTGTTAAATCCGGGCGAAAGGTCTTTCTCACAATCAATGCCTCGCGCCCAAAAACCGATGTAGTACCGTATGTGGCAGGCTTTTCGCTGCGTCAGGCTAAAAACAAACTGGAGAGTAAGGGTTTTGAAATTGCCGAACTCATATACAGCACAGACGTTGCTACAAACAATGTTATATCGCAGAATATCAGGGGTAAGAACATAGCGCAGGGGAGCAATTTCGAGGCAGAGCTTGGCACGGCTGTAACCCTTGTTGTCGGGCGTGAGAGCGATGCGCCGCTGCCAATGGTGCCCAAAATCGTAGGACTGACTCTCCGAGAGGCGAAGAGTCGCCTGTGGGAGGTGGGGCTGAATATGGGTGAGATAAAGTATGACTATGAACTTAAGGAGGATGAGTATGATATTGCTAAAATTTACAGTCAGTCGCCGGCTCAGGAGTCACGTGCCGACTACGGCTCGAGAGTGGCAGTACGCCTGAGCGGCAGCATTGATAAGGTGACAAAAGCCTCGGCTGAAGCAGACGCTAAAGCCCGATATACCAAACCGACCGAGCAGCAAGAGGAGATAGAGGAGATAGAGGAGATAGAATGA
- a CDS encoding 2,3,4,5-tetrahydropyridine-2,6-dicarboxylate N-succinyltransferase: MKEKIEAMWNDRSLLQTEENKEIIRSVIEKLDKGEIRCASKTETGWIVNEWVKKAILMYFPIQENHTIRAGDLEFFDKIDTKHNIEELNVRIVPHGVARYGSFLARGVVMMPSYVNIGAYVDQGTMVDTWATVGSCAQIGKRVHLSGGVGIGGVLEPVQAAPVIIEDDCFVGSRCIVVEGAFVGEGAVLGANVVITGSTKIIDVTGSEPKEYRGYVPPRSVVIPGGYTKRYPAGEYQVPCALIIGQRKASTDLKTSLNDALRDFGVSV; encoded by the coding sequence ATGAAAGAGAAAATCGAGGCGATGTGGAACGACCGCTCGCTACTTCAAACAGAAGAAAACAAGGAGATTATACGTTCGGTGATAGAGAAATTGGACAAAGGTGAGATTCGATGTGCAAGTAAAACCGAAACGGGATGGATTGTGAACGAATGGGTCAAGAAGGCAATTTTGATGTATTTCCCCATTCAAGAAAATCACACGATTCGTGCGGGTGATTTGGAGTTTTTCGACAAGATTGACACCAAACACAACATAGAGGAGCTGAATGTACGTATTGTACCACACGGTGTTGCTCGTTACGGTTCGTTTTTGGCACGCGGCGTTGTGATGATGCCTTCGTATGTCAATATAGGGGCGTATGTAGACCAAGGGACGATGGTGGATACTTGGGCAACAGTGGGTTCGTGTGCACAAATAGGCAAGAGAGTGCACCTGAGCGGGGGAGTGGGTATCGGCGGAGTTCTTGAGCCGGTGCAGGCTGCGCCGGTAATCATTGAGGATGATTGCTTTGTGGGCTCGCGTTGCATTGTGGTGGAGGGTGCATTTGTGGGCGAGGGTGCGGTGCTCGGAGCGAATGTTGTAATTACCGGTTCGACAAAAATCATAGACGTAACAGGTAGTGAACCCAAGGAGTATCGAGGTTATGTTCCGCCGCGATCGGTGGTCATACCCGGTGGTTACACAAAGAGGTATCCTGCGGGCGAATATCAAGTTCCTTGCGCGCTCATCATCGGACAGCGCAAGGCTTCCACAGACCTAAAAACATCGCTCAACGACGCGTTGCGCGACTTCGGGGTGTCGGTGTAG
- a CDS encoding N-acetylneuraminate lyase, with protein MEKIKGLIDAPFTPFLADGEVNYDIIPAYCEMLVRNGLQGVFVNGSSGEGYMLTEEERMKIAEKWVSLAPDGFKVIVHVGSTCVKMSHRLATHAQQIGAWGFGAMASPFPKAGNVETLVKYCEEIACGAPNLPFYFYHIPALSGVYLPMLPFLQLAAERIPNLAGIKYTFESLYEFNQCLLWAEERYQMLHGQDETILAALALCGEVGGIGGTTNYNGRELVGIIDAWKAGDWQRARELQNFSQAVINIIVRYRGNIVGGKHIMKMIGLDMGGNRTPFQSLTAAEYESMHKELEAIGFFERCNK; from the coding sequence ATGGAAAAGATTAAAGGACTTATAGATGCACCGTTTACGCCTTTTCTTGCCGATGGTGAGGTGAACTATGATATTATCCCTGCGTATTGCGAAATGCTTGTTCGCAACGGTTTACAGGGCGTGTTCGTGAATGGTTCATCGGGCGAAGGATATATGCTGACCGAGGAGGAGCGGATGAAAATTGCCGAAAAATGGGTATCTCTTGCGCCGGACGGCTTCAAGGTCATTGTGCACGTGGGCAGTACCTGCGTTAAAATGAGTCACCGCCTTGCAACGCACGCTCAGCAGATTGGCGCTTGGGGTTTCGGAGCAATGGCATCGCCTTTCCCCAAGGCGGGTAATGTGGAGACACTGGTCAAATACTGCGAAGAGATTGCTTGCGGCGCACCCAATCTGCCCTTCTACTTCTATCATATTCCAGCCCTAAGCGGTGTCTACCTCCCGATGTTGCCATTCCTGCAACTCGCCGCGGAGCGCATCCCCAACTTGGCGGGTATAAAATACACCTTCGAGAGTCTCTATGAGTTCAACCAGTGCCTGCTGTGGGCAGAAGAACGCTATCAGATGCTTCACGGTCAGGACGAGACAATTTTGGCAGCATTGGCACTTTGTGGAGAAGTGGGCGGTATTGGCGGAACGACAAACTACAACGGTCGCGAGCTGGTGGGTATCATAGATGCGTGGAAAGCAGGCGATTGGCAGAGAGCGCGTGAGCTGCAAAACTTTTCACAGGCAGTGATCAACATCATAGTTCGCTATCGCGGTAACATAGTCGGAGGTAAACATATTATGAAGATGATAGGTTTGGATATGGGCGGCAACCGAACTCCGTTCCAAAGTCTGACAGCCGCCGAGTATGAGTCAATGCACAAGGAGTTGGAGGCTATCGGTTTCTTCGAGCGTTGCAACAAATAG
- a CDS encoding Guanylate kinase, with amino-acid sequence MGKVIIFSAPSGSGKSTIVNALLERNENLRFSVSATSRAPRGAEQNGVEYYFFSNDEFMLKVGRGDFLEWEEVYAGTCYGTLKSEIERIWSMGAVVVFDVDVIGGLNIKTVFGSDALSIFIMPPSIEELHRRLVARATETPEAISRRMAKAEQEIAYSDKFDAMVVNDNLQDAINQTEIIINNYIKTDGKD; translated from the coding sequence ATGGGAAAAGTTATTATATTTTCAGCGCCTTCGGGCAGCGGCAAGAGCACGATTGTAAATGCTCTTTTGGAGAGAAACGAAAACCTAAGATTTTCCGTATCAGCCACCTCGCGCGCTCCACGAGGGGCAGAGCAAAACGGGGTGGAGTACTATTTTTTCTCGAATGACGAGTTTATGCTCAAAGTCGGTCGGGGGGATTTCCTAGAGTGGGAGGAGGTCTATGCCGGCACCTGCTACGGAACGCTCAAGAGCGAAATTGAGAGAATTTGGAGTATGGGAGCAGTGGTAGTTTTTGATGTGGATGTGATTGGTGGATTGAATATTAAGACGGTTTTTGGCAGTGACGCCTTGTCTATTTTCATTATGCCACCCTCCATTGAGGAGTTGCATCGCCGCTTGGTTGCGCGCGCCACGGAGACCCCCGAGGCTATCAGTCGCCGTATGGCAAAAGCCGAGCAGGAGATTGCATATTCCGACAAATTTGACGCGATGGTTGTCAATGATAATCTGCAAGATGCAATAAACCAGACAGAAATAATAATCAACAATTATATAAAAACTGATGGAAAAGATTAA
- a CDS encoding Serine/threonine protein kinase related protein translates to MMRNKAHIGNKMAALLPLLMLTSCVAMSDTGGGDNVARYRGDEGLSGYSNVSVRRAPAMLWSFKSDARTASSPIINEGVTYWIDKRGKVYGVDKGGAQTFEYDFGSASETTPLIVDSVIYVGMMNGRMNALSMATKDTLWSFETWGQISSPPNYVQSKSAIIFGSYDNYVYLLDKTTGAEINHFETGYYINGAVAVRDNFAIFGGCDGWLRVVDYFRGQAVDSVKVDNYIPQSAAIYGNEAYAGDYSGNIYELTLAEKGLVSFSKIHSSPSEKSSFTGVPAVDDKYIYIIEDNYIAAVERSTQVQKWRVMLAADTGESSPLIVRDKVLICTKSGIVSLIDKESGELLWEWDAGETITANPAASQGRFYILTAKGTLFCFE, encoded by the coding sequence ATGATGAGAAATAAAGCTCATATTGGCAATAAAATGGCAGCTCTGCTGCCCCTACTTATGCTCACCTCGTGCGTGGCGATGAGTGACACAGGGGGAGGGGACAATGTGGCAAGGTATCGTGGCGATGAGGGGCTGAGCGGATATAGTAACGTATCCGTGAGGAGGGCTCCGGCGATGTTGTGGAGTTTCAAAAGCGACGCAAGAACCGCATCATCTCCGATTATAAATGAGGGAGTTACCTACTGGATAGATAAGCGAGGTAAAGTCTACGGGGTGGACAAGGGAGGGGCACAGACATTTGAATATGACTTCGGTTCGGCATCGGAGACTACGCCGCTTATTGTAGATTCCGTCATCTACGTTGGTATGATGAATGGGCGGATGAATGCCTTGTCAATGGCAACCAAGGATACGCTTTGGAGTTTTGAGACGTGGGGGCAGATTTCGTCACCTCCAAACTATGTGCAGAGCAAAAGTGCAATAATTTTCGGCAGTTACGATAATTATGTCTATTTGTTGGACAAAACCACAGGAGCAGAGATAAATCACTTTGAGACAGGGTATTACATCAATGGCGCGGTGGCAGTGAGAGATAATTTTGCAATTTTTGGCGGGTGCGACGGATGGCTTCGTGTGGTTGATTATTTCAGGGGGCAGGCAGTAGACTCTGTCAAGGTAGATAACTACATACCCCAATCTGCCGCAATCTATGGTAATGAGGCTTATGCGGGTGACTACTCCGGCAATATCTACGAACTGACCCTCGCAGAAAAGGGGTTGGTCAGTTTCAGCAAAATACACTCTTCGCCATCAGAAAAATCCTCCTTTACAGGTGTGCCGGCGGTGGACGACAAATACATATATATTATTGAGGACAACTACATTGCTGCTGTCGAGCGCAGCACTCAAGTGCAGAAATGGAGGGTGATGCTAGCTGCCGATACAGGCGAGAGCTCACCACTGATAGTGCGAGACAAGGTTTTGATTTGTACCAAAAGCGGCATAGTTTCGTTGATAGATAAGGAAAGCGGCGAACTTCTATGGGAATGGGATGCGGGTGAGACCATTACGGCAAATCCCGCTGCATCGCAAGGGCGATTTTATATTTTGACAGCAAAAGGGACGCTTTTTTGCTTTGAATAA
- a CDS encoding Rod shape-determining protein MreC → MLLFIVLEVVAGWFFFTSNLYQKAKFANASNVAMGYLYDKWTGAADFFSLAARNRELAQENATLRTQLELYGSLDLDSITTELGDDYIAVEVVKNSYAKRNNFITINKGRLQGIKPEMALVSGRGIVGYVLDCSDNFSIAISVLNMNDFRTGGKIKGSDFNGSILWNGMSHRMVQMVEIPKYAQLQVGDTILVEYSNIFPKEYPIGTVTDFELINGTFFKANVELFADMARLKYLYAVQIPLQQERRELEKTMDE, encoded by the coding sequence GTGCTGCTCTTCATCGTGTTGGAGGTTGTGGCAGGGTGGTTCTTTTTTACGAGTAATCTATACCAGAAGGCTAAATTTGCCAACGCCTCGAACGTTGCGATGGGTTATCTCTATGACAAGTGGACGGGGGCAGCCGATTTCTTCTCGCTAGCCGCACGCAATCGCGAATTGGCACAGGAGAATGCCACACTCCGCACCCAGCTGGAGCTATATGGCTCCCTTGACTTGGATAGCATTACCACCGAGCTGGGCGATGACTATATAGCGGTGGAGGTTGTGAAAAACAGCTACGCAAAGCGCAACAACTTCATAACAATCAACAAAGGGCGGCTACAGGGAATCAAACCTGAGATGGCTTTGGTGAGCGGCAGAGGGATTGTGGGCTATGTGCTTGACTGCTCCGACAACTTTTCAATCGCAATCTCCGTTCTCAATATGAACGATTTCCGTACGGGTGGCAAAATCAAGGGGAGCGATTTCAACGGCTCGATATTGTGGAACGGAATGTCACACAGGATGGTACAGATGGTGGAGATACCCAAATACGCACAGTTACAGGTGGGGGACACAATTCTTGTGGAGTACTCTAACATCTTTCCCAAGGAGTATCCTATTGGCACAGTGACCGATTTTGAACTGATTAACGGAACTTTCTTTAAGGCAAATGTCGAGTTGTTTGCAGATATGGCACGCCTAAAATATCTATACGCCGTCCAAATACCTTTGCAGCAGGAGCGGCGAGAGTTGGAGAAAACGATGGATGAATGA
- a CDS encoding Rod shape-determining protein MreB, whose protein sequence is MGLFSLLTQELAMDLGTANTLIIHNDKIVVDEPSIVAIDQASGKLVAIGNKARQMHGKTHQNIRTIRPLKDGVIADFTAAEMMIRGMIRMIKNRSNFLSPSLRMVICIPSGSTNVEIRAVRDSAEHSGGREVYMIYEPMAAALGIGLDVEAPEGHMVVDIGGGTTEVAVISLGGIVCNESINTAGDVFTEDIQAYMKSQHNIKIGERTAEEIKIAVGAATDKLDNPPADFVVHGPNIITSLPLEVAVSYKDIAAALEKSLLKVDSAIMKVLEKIPPELYSDIVKNGVYLAGGGALLRGLDKRLQQKTRIPFHVSEDPLRAVARGTGIALKNINRFSFLMR, encoded by the coding sequence ATGGGATTGTTTTCATTACTCACTCAGGAGTTGGCAATGGACTTGGGAACAGCCAACACGCTGATAATACATAACGATAAGATTGTTGTGGATGAGCCCTCGATTGTGGCTATCGACCAGGCAAGCGGTAAACTTGTAGCCATTGGCAACAAGGCGCGTCAAATGCACGGAAAAACCCACCAAAATATCCGCACGATTCGCCCCCTCAAAGATGGTGTGATTGCCGACTTTACGGCTGCCGAGATGATGATTCGCGGGATGATACGTATGATTAAGAACCGCAGCAACTTTCTGAGCCCCTCGCTCAGGATGGTGATTTGCATACCTTCAGGTTCGACAAACGTGGAGATTCGTGCCGTGCGCGACTCGGCAGAGCATAGCGGTGGACGCGAGGTCTATATGATTTATGAACCTATGGCGGCGGCGCTGGGTATCGGTCTGGACGTGGAGGCGCCCGAGGGGCATATGGTTGTCGATATTGGTGGTGGAACGACAGAGGTTGCAGTAATCTCGCTCGGGGGTATAGTTTGTAACGAATCCATCAACACAGCCGGCGATGTCTTTACGGAAGATATTCAGGCTTATATGAAGTCGCAACACAATATAAAAATCGGAGAGCGCACGGCTGAGGAGATTAAAATCGCAGTGGGCGCGGCAACCGATAAGTTGGATAATCCTCCTGCGGACTTTGTCGTTCACGGTCCCAACATCATAACCTCCCTACCATTGGAAGTTGCTGTAAGTTACAAGGATATTGCGGCAGCGTTGGAGAAATCTCTGCTTAAGGTTGATTCGGCAATTATGAAGGTGTTGGAGAAAATTCCACCGGAACTCTACTCGGACATCGTCAAAAATGGGGTCTACCTTGCCGGAGGCGGCGCACTGCTAAGGGGGCTGGACAAACGCCTGCAACAAAAGACACGCATACCGTTCCACGTGAGCGAAGACCCGCTACGCGCAGTGGCTCGCGGCACGGGCATAGCTCTGAAAAATATTAATAGATTCTCGTTCCTGATGCGATAG
- a CDS encoding Phosphate:acyl-ACP acyltransferase PlsX, with amino-acid sequence MRFLGLLGLLGLMGLMGLMGLLGLLGLLGLLGLLGLLGLLGLLGR; translated from the coding sequence TTGCGGTTTTTAGGACTTTTAGGACTTTTGGGACTTATGGGACTTATGGGACTTATGGGACTTTTGGGACTTTTAGGGCTTTTGGGACTTTTAGGACTTTTGGGACTTTTAGGACTTTTAGGACTTTTAGGTCGGTAG
- a CDS encoding IMP cyclohydrolase, giving the protein MKKIKGALISVYYKDGLAEIVKELDKQGVKIYSTGGTESFIRELGINPIAVEDLTGYPSILGGRVKTLHPKVFGGILARRANPQDLEQLAEYQIPEIDLVIVDLYPFEQTVASGAEEQSIIEKIDIGGISLIRAAAKNFKDTTIVASVEQYSNLLEILQTQEGATTLEQRRWFAAQAFNVSSHYDTAIFNYFNEQEGIEVFKESVKGAMPLRYGENPHQGATFYGEFNKWFTKLNGKEVSYNNLLDIDAAVNLIAEFTEKPTFAILKHNNACGVAERCTLIKAWRDALAGDPVSAFGGVLICNREVDAQCAEQVNLLFFEVIIAPAYSVDALEILKSKKNRIILQMNQVPQRRFNFRSLLGGVALQERDAKVGGLEGEIRIATEKRLSQEDMENLIFANKIVKHSKSNAIVLAKDGQLLGSGVGQTSRVDALRQAIAKAQGFGFSLSGAAMASDAFFPFADCVEIAHGAGITTVIQPGGSIKDQDTVDYCNEHDMAMVVTGLRHFKH; this is encoded by the coding sequence ATGAAAAAAATAAAAGGGGCGCTCATCTCGGTCTACTACAAAGATGGATTGGCGGAAATTGTTAAAGAACTTGATAAACAAGGCGTTAAAATATATTCAACGGGCGGAACAGAGAGTTTCATCCGCGAACTAGGAATCAATCCCATTGCTGTTGAGGATTTGACGGGCTACCCTTCTATTCTCGGGGGACGCGTAAAAACTCTCCACCCCAAGGTCTTTGGCGGTATTCTTGCCCGCCGCGCAAATCCGCAGGATTTGGAGCAATTGGCAGAGTATCAAATTCCTGAAATTGACCTTGTTATTGTGGATTTATACCCCTTTGAGCAGACCGTGGCAAGCGGAGCAGAGGAGCAGTCGATAATAGAAAAAATCGACATAGGAGGCATCTCACTGATTCGTGCCGCCGCCAAAAATTTCAAAGATACAACTATCGTAGCCTCGGTTGAGCAGTATTCCAACCTACTCGAAATTCTGCAAACACAAGAGGGTGCAACCACTCTGGAGCAACGAAGATGGTTTGCTGCTCAGGCTTTCAATGTTAGTTCACACTACGATACGGCTATTTTCAACTACTTCAATGAGCAGGAGGGTATCGAGGTTTTCAAGGAGAGCGTAAAAGGGGCAATGCCATTGCGCTATGGCGAAAATCCCCACCAAGGGGCAACCTTCTACGGCGAGTTCAACAAATGGTTTACCAAGCTCAACGGCAAGGAGGTGTCATACAACAACTTGCTTGACATTGACGCTGCCGTGAACCTTATCGCGGAGTTTACCGAGAAGCCAACCTTCGCCATCCTCAAACACAACAATGCCTGCGGTGTGGCAGAACGATGCACGCTAATCAAGGCGTGGCGAGATGCACTGGCGGGTGACCCCGTGTCGGCTTTCGGCGGAGTACTCATATGCAACAGAGAGGTTGATGCCCAATGTGCCGAACAAGTAAATTTGCTGTTCTTCGAGGTGATTATTGCCCCCGCCTATTCGGTGGATGCGCTCGAGATACTTAAATCGAAAAAGAACCGTATCATATTGCAGATGAACCAAGTTCCGCAACGTCGTTTCAACTTCCGCTCGCTATTGGGGGGTGTGGCTCTTCAGGAGCGAGATGCAAAGGTAGGCGGCTTGGAGGGTGAAATAAGAATTGCTACCGAGAAGAGGCTATCCCAAGAGGATATGGAGAACCTGATTTTTGCAAATAAAATAGTTAAACACTCCAAATCAAATGCGATTGTGCTGGCTAAGGATGGTCAGTTACTGGGCAGCGGCGTTGGGCAGACCTCACGCGTGGATGCTCTGCGTCAGGCTATTGCCAAGGCTCAGGGCTTCGGTTTCTCGCTCTCGGGCGCAGCAATGGCTTCGGATGCCTTCTTCCCATTTGCCGACTGCGTGGAGATTGCCCACGGGGCAGGAATAACAACGGTTATCCAACCGGGCGGCTCAATCAAAGACCAAGATACGGTGGACTACTGCAACGAGCACGATATGGCGATGGTAGTAACGGGTTTGCGCCACTTCAAACATTAG
- a CDS encoding Menaquinone via futalosine step 3 has protein sequence MQNLYNRVLRGEFLSIEDALRLYISAPLAELMAVAHRMRMQIHPQKIVTWQIDRNVNTTNVCVSGCKFCNFHCRLAETDKSYVTTMEQYRTKIEEMYALGGEQLLIQGGMHPHLGVEYYEDLFRALKKEYPWLKLNALGAPEVHHLARMAKCDYAEILARLRRAGLDSLPGAGAEILDNEVRRRISPGKCSADEWVEVMRTAQSMGIPTTATMMYGHVETPRQRIEHLLIIRDLGNFTAFIPWAYQGRGTRLEKEGCAGGNNAAEYLRLIAISRLLLPNIRNIQASWLTMGVQSALMALHCGANDMGSIMIEENVVSAAGSFNTLDSERMEQAIRAAGFTPALRDQQYNLSERLPR, from the coding sequence ATGCAAAATTTATATAATAGAGTGTTACGCGGCGAATTTCTGAGCATCGAGGATGCTTTACGGCTATATATCAGCGCTCCGCTCGCCGAGTTGATGGCTGTGGCGCACAGAATGCGTATGCAGATCCATCCTCAAAAGATTGTTACGTGGCAGATTGACCGCAATGTGAACACCACGAATGTATGCGTATCGGGGTGCAAATTTTGCAATTTTCACTGTCGTTTAGCCGAAACGGATAAGAGCTACGTTACTACAATGGAGCAATATAGAACCAAAATAGAGGAGATGTATGCCCTTGGTGGTGAGCAGCTTTTGATTCAAGGAGGTATGCACCCGCACTTGGGTGTAGAGTATTACGAGGATTTATTCAGGGCATTAAAAAAGGAGTACCCTTGGCTAAAACTCAACGCTCTGGGTGCGCCCGAGGTGCACCACTTAGCGCGGATGGCAAAGTGTGATTACGCAGAAATTTTGGCTCGCCTGCGTCGGGCGGGTTTGGATTCGTTACCCGGGGCTGGGGCTGAGATTTTGGATAATGAGGTACGAAGGAGAATATCGCCCGGTAAATGCTCGGCAGATGAGTGGGTCGAGGTGATGCGTACCGCTCAATCTATGGGCATTCCCACTACGGCAACGATGATGTACGGACACGTGGAAACACCCCGCCAACGAATTGAACACCTTCTGATAATCCGCGACTTGGGTAACTTTACGGCATTTATCCCGTGGGCATATCAGGGCAGGGGGACGCGGCTCGAAAAAGAGGGTTGTGCCGGTGGAAATAATGCCGCTGAATATCTGAGACTTATAGCCATCAGTCGTCTTCTATTGCCCAACATTCGCAATATACAGGCATCGTGGCTGACAATGGGTGTGCAGAGTGCGTTGATGGCACTCCACTGTGGGGCTAACGATATGGGCTCTATTATGATAGAGGAGAATGTGGTTAGTGCGGCGGGTTCGTTCAACACCCTCGACAGCGAGCGTATGGAGCAGGCGATCCGTGCGGCGGGATTTACACCGGCACTCCGAGACCAGCAATATAATTTGTCCGAGCGCTTGCCGCGATGA